acatcgcagTTCGCAGAActccgctgccgaggcgctaggccagttcgacatttcaattgtcaaggaagcacgggtcacacaacgcagattctgtactgccagagctcaccgatgCGCAAGTCGCAcagccgcaccaccactactcacgccTTTccaccaagtaacacagaacctaccactaacacacaagcaacgcaagcacgatcacataagcaacgttgaacaacgcgcggtacGCGCTAGCCGGAGAAACGAGTAAAACACGTTAAAACCGTGCcggagaacgaacacgccacggcgtcgctcggcgccaccatcatgccttctcaaaaatccctaaacatcctgtccctaggcacctaggatcaggtcacgtgagtgatttttgtacgacaataaGACGCACGCAAGCCTGCGACGTCTGGAACACGGTGTAGTCTAGTCAGGTCTAGTCAACAGGAGAGCACCGGGAACGAGAGTTATCtcttggcgccgttgctaggaGTGACATCACGGCGTACCGCAGGCTCGTAAGCCAATAGCGTGGTGTTGCGGTTACCatgcgttgtactttctggatatTCCAAATACGCAACCCGGCGGCGGCAGATCAGCTCCTCGGGGACTTCTCAATCAACACTGAGCGTGGGGCGATTCCGCTCCACGGATACCTCAGACAAGACGGAGGCGATGTCTGCCACGGCGTCATCATCGTCAGCAACTCTGACACCACCGAATCCCTTCGGCAGCAGGTGCAATGGAGAGCAGGCACTATCGTCGAGGTGAGGAAATTCGGCTCCTCTAACAAAGCACGGGTAACTCTCGCCGGGAGGGAGAAACCGCGTTTTGTACACTATGAGAGCATGCTCATCCCAGTGCAAACCTACTACCGGACAATCCCGGCCAGCGGCCTGTGTGGGGCTGTCGGCCACCGAGCGGATGCTTGTCCCAACACGCAGCAGGACACGTGCGGACTCTGCGGGCAACAAGCCCCGCTTGTGGAGGGGGTACGGGCCCCTCACGAGTGTGTTCCGCGGTGCTCTGTTTGTGGCGGTGGACACGCCACAAACACGCGGGAGTGTGCGGCAAAATTCCGCACACACAAGATGGCCGCCCCAAAGggcgggacaaagaggaaaattGCGGCCAAAAAGAAGAGCCGCCATCTTGGCCTCCCCAGTGAGTCGCCGTGCCGGGACAACAGCAACACCGAGAAGCCGGCGCCACCTACTGGAGGAGCCGGCAAGCGACCACCGACGCAGCCGCCGCCACACAGCGGCACTGGAAAGCTGTCGACGTCGCTACCACGCGACGAGGCCAGGGCCTGGGCCAACGCCGTGAAACACGGAACACAGGTCAGCCGTACGAGCAGAgcagcctcctcctcctcccctaccTCCTCCCCCCTGCGGCACACAGTGCCGAGCAAGTCAAGATAGCAGCCCTCGAGGGCCAAATTGAGACGCTACTCAAGGAAATTGCGCTCCTGGAATCGCAGTCAAAACAGCCTACCACTCCCCCCTCTACCCCCACAACCGATGCTATGGAGAGTGAGCCCGTGGCACCAAAGGCAGCACTGAGCGCGGAAGCTGACCTTGAGGCCCGTCCGTCTAGAGGCGCGCATGGACGCCCGTTTCGATACCCTAGAAAGCCAAATATCCCCCCCCCCATCACCTCCGCCATCGCCAAAATAACTGAAAACATACCGACAATCGTCGCACAAGAGATCGCGCAATCCTCGCGTGGCGTCCGACGAACCGGCGGTCTTATCAAAGACGTGTCTGGCCGCTGTCCGAAAACGTCGCGCCGCACCATTGAAACTGAAGTAGAAGACAATGACAGCTGCTCGCTCTCCGGAATGGAGGATGCTCCCCTCCCCGCGAGTGCTGGCTCCGGAGCAGCGTCTCTGAAATCGGTCTTTCCCTTCAATGACCATGGCGGACAGCCCTCCAATTAGGCGCTTTCCCCGTACCAATTTGGCAACCCCCATCCAAATTACCCAATGGAACTGCCTGGGATTCCGCTCCCGCGCCAAGCGGGTGGACCTCCGGCTTTTCCTGTCAACATTCGGTTCACTCCCCGCGGTAGTTGCCCTCCAGGAGCCAGGGAGTGGCGCCACCCTTACAAATTATACCACGTTCCAGCAGGACCCCTCTTCCTGTATCTGCTTGCACAAAAATTATACAGCCAACCAGGTTGATTTGGAACTCAATACTCATTATTCCTATGTAATGGTCACCCTTCTTCCGCTTAAGAGACAAAACGCACCATTACACATACTCAACATCTATTGTTCTCCCAAGCTCAAAAATGTAACTTTCGCAGCCCTCTTTAGTCGCGCCCTGAAGGCTGCGGGCAGGGACCCCCTGGTGAtcgtgggcgatttcaacgctcacAGCACACTCTGGGGGTACGTGCGTGAAGAGAAGCGCGGGCGCAGGCTAGCGGAACTTCCGTCGACGCTGGACCTGACTCTTCACACCGACCCTGCGCATCCAACGCGGGTGGGTAACTCCGTGACTCAGGACACGTGTCCGGACCTTACCTTCACCAAAAACATTAGACACGCAGAATGGGCCAACACCGAGGAAACCctcggcagtgaccactgcatactcaGCACAACCGTCAGAAGAAAACCATTGGCAAGATCCCACGCCCAAGTCCGCGTACCCGACTGGACCAAGTTCCAGCAAAACTACAGTAATTCGGCCCCTATCCACGAACAAGATTACCACGCGTGGTCACAAGAATTCGTTTCACACCTTCGTTCGACAGAAACTCAAGTTCAACTATCGGAAGCCACGCCGGAGGTGGACAACCACCTCCTGCACCTTTGGGAGATGCGGCACAGCCTCGTCCGCAGGTGGCGCCGCCAAAACACAATCGGAAgctcaaaattcgcatcgccGAGGTCATCCGACGAGCGGCAGAGTACGCGGCCTGGCTCGCCGACACGAATTGGTTGGACCGATGCAACACGGCCGCTAGACAAATGTCTAGACGGAGCACCTGGCGTCTCTTTCGCGCCTTGATCGATCCGACTCAAACCAAAGCCGAGACACAAAAACATCTCCAACGGGCTATCCATAGCTTCGACGGAGACATCTCAAAAGTATCATGCAAGCTACGCGATCAATATCTCTGTATACAACACGACCCCCGAGGGCCAGCGTAGTCGTATGCAGGTTCCGAGAACGCGGAGCTGGACCAACTGTTCCAGCTCCATGACCTGAAGGCGGCCCTCACTGAAATGAAGCGAGGAACGGCGCCGGGAAGAGACAAAATAACAGTGAAATTACTTGCCAACCTTCCCGATCCGGCCTACG
The sequence above is a segment of the Dermacentor variabilis isolate Ectoservices chromosome 7, ASM5094787v1, whole genome shotgun sequence genome. Coding sequences within it:
- the LOC142588608 gene encoding uncharacterized protein LOC142588608, producing MTAPASFLRGYDPDAMAWMTVSTSEDQNSAHIPPFRHQSLNEAVARRSLVQAKTAASTTAPASGTPTGKTQPPASRAAGSKGKALTNWKPHPFSKPGPDDFVVVLKPREHVSLHQAFSENRYGATITAYLRPELARSLTVLPSREQNLMLIHTPNPAAADQLLGDFSINTERGAIPLHGYLRQDGGDVCHGVIIVSNSDTTESLRQQVQWRAGTIVEVRKFGSSNKARVTLAGREKPRFVHYESMLIPVQTYYRTIPASGLCGAVGHRADACPNTQQDTCGLCGQQAPLVEGVRAPHECVPRCSVCGGGHATNTRECAAKFRTHKMAAPKGGTKRKIAAKKKSRHLGLPSESPCRDNSNTEKPAPPTGGAGKRPPTQPPPHSGTGKLSTSLPRDEARAWANAVKHGTQVSPLFSRALKAAGRDPLVIVGDFNAHSTLWGYVREEKRGRRLAELPSTLDLTLHTDPAHPTRVAPPKHNRKLKIRIAEVIRRAAEYAAWLADTNWFVENALEVILRQIFKRALDLPVNTSNQRLLGLGMVNTFAELRGAHLTNHYTRLSKTPSGRRLLARLHINHPTLTEERVRIPETWRYALHVRPLPANRRP